TATTacttattaattttacattatataccattatattacaatattacttattaattttacattatataacgatattacttattaattttacattacatACCATTATATTACGATATTACTTATTATTGTTACattatatatcattatattacaatattacttattattgttacattatataacgatattacttattaattttacattatatatcattatattacgatattacttattaattttacattacatACCATTATATTACGATATTACTTATTATTGTTACATTATATACcattatattacaatattacttattattgttacattatataacgatattacttattaattttacattatatacCATTATATTACGATATTACTTATTATTGTTACATTATATACcattatattacaatattacttaTTATTGTTACATTATATACCATTATATTACGATATTACTTATTATTGTTACATTATATAACATTATTacttattaattttacattatatacCATTATATTACGATATTACTTATTAATGTTACATTATAAACCATTATATTACGATTTtacttattaatattacattatatattattatatcacTTATATGATATTGTCATATAAACATGTGCAACAGTTTATACCTTCAAATCCCGGATCTCCAGCCATGAGCAGAAGCTGTGGTTCCTGACGGTACAGGGAACGTCGGTCACTGCATGATGGACACGGGCTCTCGGTGTCTCGCCTTTATAATGAAACACAGATGAGCTTGAGTTCATGTCAGTGTGTTTATCTGCTCGTGTCCAGCTAACTTACACTGATCTGATCTGAGTAACAGCCTCGGTGATTCGATATCTACTGTCACCCATTTCTGGCTGGAGTTGGAGGGTCTGTGATATCGGCCGTGAACGGGGACCGTCGCCTCGTGTTTTCCAGAGAGAAAAACCAGTGCGGTGAAACCAGAAGACAGATATTCTGGAGCTTCCAGATCAACCTTTGAATCCAGAAGAACCTACAAAACATGTTCAAGTTCATCTCAATTAAAAGGTAAAGTCAATAAATATTCATATGCAAAACATTTAGCATGATATGGAAACCGCTCACCTCCAAACCGGTGTCTTGTTTTAGAGTTTCCAGCTGATATTCATCCATATAAACTCCACTTGGCAGCTTCTGGACCAGTAAAGCTTTCACATCATGATCTACTTTTCCCCACTGAACCTTGTATTGGAGATCCCTATAAACCAAACGACACATTTAACCATTTAAAACATCAATGAACTGCATAAACAAATGAATAGACCTAAAAGTAAGAGGAGACCTGTGAAATCCTGCTTTGGTAATCTTCACAGACATCGACAATGACTCCAAGAATTCAGATGGAAAACAATAATCTGCTGAATGGGGAAAATACAGAAATTTAGTTTAGTACaaggttttattttcatttctgatAACTAATAAATTAACCAGCTTTATAAATACCTTTTTGCGAGTTTCCATGGTGAATAAAATACAACAGAGTtgctaataaataataaaaattacacaTTGTCGATCAGCGCTCATGCTGTAATCCCGATTTGTCCATTTACTTCCGTGTTTAGTACATCTCCGTCCGGCAGATGGCGCTAATGAGCGTCTCGTGCGCGAAACTCCCTCATCATCAGAAGAAAGGAATAAAGCAGTGAAGAGGAAGCATGGAAATGTTGATCAAATAACCAAAACAAAGGTATGATTTTGCGTTATACTTAATTGCTGGTTTATTTACGAGTTCATGTATCGCGTATTAAATGTGAGCCTGTGCCTTTAATTAAATCCGTCTCGATAGATTCAGCGTCAATCAAACGATAAATATTGCGGTAGAGTCTGTTACTATGGTTACTAATACTAAtatcagatagatagattgaacTGTAATCATATTTTACTAACACACATAATATTAATAAGCAAATATAGTATCTAGCGCAGcaataatttaatatagctgcaacaataaatatattgatttaatagtaaataaaacagtaataattttaaagcattattcaaataaacattaacattactATTTATTCTACTGTCTATAAGATTTGGGtgcatacacatttttttataatactATTTATGGATAACTATTGGTTGACCCTTCATGGACAATATTTCTCATTTGATTTTGCAGCTGGAAATGCAAGCATGAGTGAAAATGTCCATAGTGGCAAAGCAATGTGGAGTGAAATTTATTCCACCTTCAATCGTCCTCATTTATAAGAACAAGAACACCAGCAAGATGCGAAAAAGGATCATACCCGTGAGGAACTTCTCTCAGTATTCAGGTAAGTCTGTCTGAAATATGAGCTAGGCTTGTTCTTGACAGATTTTTTGAGATTCACCCaaatacatttctctcagaaCAAAAGTGAATCCTCAGCTAGAACCCCGAGGGATGCCCAAAAGAATTGAAGTTCGAAATATGATCTATTCATTTTATTGAGGAGTTTTGAGAGATTCGCATACAAACATTTCTCTAAAAACAAGAACGGAAGTGGCCCTCAACTAGAACCCTGAGGGATGCCCCAAAGAAATGAAGTTTGAAATATGACCTAGATGTTTTATTGAGGGGTTTTGTGAGATTCGCCCACATCCATTTctcttaaaacaagaacaaaagtgGCCCTCAACTATAACCCTGAGGGATGCCCCAAAGAAATGAAGTTTGAAATATGacgtaaatgttttattgaggGGTTTTGTGAGATTCGCCCACATACATTTCtcttaaaacatgaaaaaagtgGCCCTCAACTATAACCCTGAGGAGCACCCCAAAGAAATGAAGTTTGAAATATGacgtaaatgttttattgaggGGTTTTGTGAGATTCGCCCACATACATTTctcttaaaacaagaacaaaagtgGCCCTCAACTATAACCCTGAGGAGCACCCCAAATAAATGAAGCTTGAAATATGACCTAGATGTTTTATTGAGGAGTTTTGTGAGATTCGCATacaaacatttatataaaaacatgaacaaaactaGTCCTCAACTATAACCCTGAGGGACGCCTCAGAGAAACAACGTTCGAAATATGACctagaccagtggttcccaaccacgttCCTTGAggccccccaacactgcat
This genomic stretch from Megalobrama amblycephala isolate DHTTF-2021 linkage group LG2, ASM1881202v1, whole genome shotgun sequence harbors:
- the pigx gene encoding phosphatidylinositol-glycan biosynthesis class X protein isoform X1, whose translation is MCNFYYLLATLLYFIHHGNSQKADYCFPSEFLESLSMSVKITKAGFHRDLQYKVQWGKVDHDVKALLVQKLPSGVYMDEYQLETLKQDTGLEVLLDSKVDLEAPEYLSSGFTALVFLSGKHEATVPVHGRYHRPSNSSQKWVTVDIESPRLLLRSDQCETPRARVHHAVTDVPCTVRNHSFCSWLEIRDLKDTGAVSLEIPVGDSSMILSVCVGTVLTAALSCIYLLRSIWKHGTF
- the pigx gene encoding phosphatidylinositol-glycan biosynthesis class X protein isoform X2, with protein sequence MCNFYYLLATLLYFIHHGNSQKDYCFPSEFLESLSMSVKITKAGFHRDLQYKVQWGKVDHDVKALLVQKLPSGVYMDEYQLETLKQDTGLEVLLDSKVDLEAPEYLSSGFTALVFLSGKHEATVPVHGRYHRPSNSSQKWVTVDIESPRLLLRSDQCETPRARVHHAVTDVPCTVRNHSFCSWLEIRDLKDTGAVSLEIPVGDSSMILSVCVGTVLTAALSCIYLLRSIWKHGTF